Proteins encoded together in one Candidatus Atribacteria bacterium window:
- a CDS encoding S-adenosylmethionine decarboxylase: MSKIKKEFFETNAWGLLTNVDLYDCNPETIRDAKAIKRYVDELCELIKMKQFGETQVVNFGEDERVAGFSMVQLIETSLISGHFANHTNNAYIDIF; encoded by the coding sequence ATGAGCAAGATAAAGAAAGAATTTTTTGAGACCAACGCTTGGGGATTATTAACTAATGTTGATCTTTATGATTGTAATCCCGAGACTATAAGAGATGCTAAGGCTATCAAGAGATATGTCGATGAACTTTGTGAATTAATTAAAATGAAGCAATTCGGAGAAACGCAGGTGGTAAATTTTGGCGAGGATGAAAGAGTTGCTGGCTTTTCTATGGTTCAATTAATAGAAACTTCTTTGATCTCAGGTCATTTTGCCAATCACACCAACAATGCTTATATAGATATATTT
- a CDS encoding S-adenosylmethionine decarboxylase proenzyme: MNYLGNHLLVELYNCNIISINNVVKIEKLLVEAVKVSGATALNSTFHKFSPHGVSGVVVISESHFSIHTWPEYGYCALDIFTCGNEIQSEKALDFLKEELEAGSISVTEVKRGILDFPVKLLHKPEVSEK, translated from the coding sequence ATGAACTACTTGGGGAATCATTTATTAGTAGAACTTTATAATTGCAATATCATCTCTATTAACAATGTCGTAAAAATAGAGAAACTTCTAGTAGAAGCAGTAAAGGTTTCAGGAGCAACTGCTTTAAATTCGACCTTCCATAAATTCTCTCCTCATGGAGTAAGTGGGGTAGTAGTAATTTCCGAATCACATTTTTCCATTCACACTTGGCCTGAATATGGCTATTGTGCTTTAGATATTTTTACCTGTGGAAATGAAATTCAAAGTGAAAAAGCATTGGATTTTCTTAAAGAAGAGTTAGAAGCGGGTTCAATCTCGGTTACCGAAGTAAAAAGAGGTATTTTAGATTTTCCCGTTAAACTTTTACATAAACCGGAGGTATCGGAAAAATGA